In one Nocardioides luteus genomic region, the following are encoded:
- a CDS encoding HNH endonuclease, producing the protein MYETLDRLLDGPPPGASERELVDWITRLEQVNCIAEAVQAEAAVRLEEAARVRQAEAGVAVRKLGEGVASQIALARRVSPAKGAKLLGLAKILLTEMPHTFALMKNGLFSQWQATILARETACLSLEDRRVIDHELCAPGPNGQPAKAVAMGLRQLENAAKELAITLDQASVVARAANAAKDRRVSLRPAPDTMTWLGALLPVKDSVAVFAALDQAANAARAAGDERTRGQVMADTLVDRITGRSTAEAKPRIEVKIVMTADALTNTSDQPAMVEGYGPVPATWAREELADAEVFVRRLFTDPAGQLVAMESRPRKAPDGLAEFITTRDAGICRTVGCDAPIRNIDHVERHADGGETSAQNLQGLCERCNQAKEAIGWQARPGPDGSIITVTPTGHTYVSPPPETWAQDPPPLSRAEFTLRDLLLDHTLAA; encoded by the coding sequence ATGTACGAGACCCTCGACCGCCTCCTCGACGGGCCACCTCCGGGTGCGTCCGAGCGAGAGCTGGTCGACTGGATCACTCGTCTCGAACAGGTGAACTGCATCGCCGAAGCGGTGCAGGCCGAAGCAGCGGTACGCCTGGAGGAGGCCGCCCGCGTTCGCCAAGCTGAGGCCGGAGTTGCTGTCCGGAAACTGGGCGAAGGAGTGGCCTCCCAGATCGCGCTGGCGCGCCGGGTCTCCCCGGCCAAGGGCGCGAAGCTCCTAGGGCTGGCGAAGATCCTCCTCACAGAGATGCCGCACACCTTCGCCCTGATGAAGAACGGGTTGTTCTCGCAGTGGCAGGCCACCATCCTCGCCAGGGAGACCGCCTGCCTCTCCTTGGAGGACAGGCGGGTCATCGACCACGAGCTCTGCGCACCCGGGCCGAACGGGCAGCCCGCGAAGGCGGTGGCGATGGGGCTACGCCAGCTCGAGAACGCCGCCAAGGAACTCGCCATCACCCTCGACCAGGCCTCCGTCGTCGCCCGCGCCGCCAACGCCGCGAAAGACCGCCGCGTCAGCCTGCGGCCGGCACCCGACACCATGACCTGGCTCGGCGCCCTGCTCCCGGTCAAGGACAGCGTCGCCGTCTTCGCCGCCCTGGACCAGGCCGCCAACGCCGCCCGCGCCGCCGGCGACGAACGGACCCGGGGCCAGGTCATGGCCGACACCCTCGTCGACCGGATCACCGGCCGCAGCACCGCTGAGGCGAAGCCGCGGATCGAGGTCAAGATCGTGATGACCGCCGACGCACTCACCAACACCAGCGACCAGCCGGCGATGGTCGAAGGCTACGGCCCCGTCCCCGCCACCTGGGCCCGCGAGGAACTGGCCGATGCCGAGGTGTTCGTGCGCCGATTGTTCACCGACCCCGCCGGTCAACTGGTCGCGATGGAGTCCCGGCCCCGGAAAGCACCCGACGGGCTGGCCGAGTTCATCACCACCCGCGACGCCGGAATCTGCAGGACGGTCGGCTGTGATGCCCCGATCCGCAACATCGACCACGTCGAACGCCACGCCGATGGCGGAGAAACCAGCGCCCAGAACCTGCAGGGCTTGTGCGAGCGCTGTAACCAGGCCAAGGAAGCGATCGGCTGGCAGGCCAGACCAGGCCCAGACGGCAGCATCATCACGGTCACACCCACCGGGCACACCTATGTCAGCCCACCACCCGAGACCTGGGCACAAGACCCACCACCTTTGTCTCGGGCAGAGTTCACGCTGCGCGACCTGCTCCTCGACCACACACTCGCAGCCTGA
- a CDS encoding prolyl oligopeptidase family serine peptidase: MRTSITRRSVLVSGAAAGASALLGTPAARAAVSASSAGGGAWVTPVAEVLDGGEQVTSLRISSAALARAERSSLTANTFAVHVAATNPLTGVVAYEQDRVVNAAGWSRRDEVTLELEHGWGVAGGGTLSYMGAYGRNVLLDLDYTVTQVEPLRGAAGSGRIVIDSFRQGRLSDREVDAFGHHTTASGLNYRLFSPAGAGGPAGAALVVWLHGGGEGGLLTDGYDYYDNETQLRANRGALGFATPEAQARFGGAYVLAPQSTSAWMLDGDRFAPLVMEAIEEVVATRRIDRRRIHVVGCSNGGYMSLKMVAEHPDTFATSTPICCGIGARDGSSTYFISDAELEAMTTPTWLVASADDTTLDPQANTVYAHERIDGSIMSLYDGVTWDGNTFPGHWSWIYVARNDPSHEGRSIWEWMATTKR, from the coding sequence ATGCGCACCTCGATCACCCGCCGTTCCGTTCTCGTCTCCGGTGCCGCAGCCGGGGCCTCGGCACTGCTGGGCACGCCCGCGGCCAGGGCCGCCGTGAGCGCCTCGAGCGCCGGGGGCGGGGCATGGGTGACGCCGGTCGCCGAGGTGCTCGACGGTGGCGAGCAGGTGACGTCGCTGCGGATCTCGTCGGCAGCCCTGGCCCGTGCCGAGCGGTCGTCGCTCACGGCGAACACGTTCGCGGTGCACGTCGCGGCCACCAACCCGCTGACCGGAGTGGTCGCCTACGAGCAGGACCGGGTGGTCAATGCTGCAGGCTGGTCCCGCCGCGACGAGGTCACCCTGGAGCTCGAGCACGGCTGGGGCGTCGCCGGCGGGGGCACGCTGAGCTATATGGGGGCGTACGGGCGGAACGTGCTCCTGGACCTCGACTACACGGTCACCCAGGTCGAGCCTCTGCGGGGAGCCGCGGGGAGCGGTCGGATCGTGATCGACTCCTTCCGGCAGGGCCGGCTGTCCGACCGAGAGGTCGACGCGTTCGGCCATCACACGACCGCGTCCGGCCTGAACTACCGGTTGTTCTCGCCCGCCGGGGCCGGCGGCCCCGCGGGTGCGGCGCTCGTCGTCTGGCTGCACGGCGGCGGCGAGGGCGGCCTGCTCACCGACGGCTACGACTACTACGACAACGAGACACAGCTGCGTGCCAACCGGGGTGCGCTCGGGTTCGCCACACCGGAGGCGCAGGCTCGCTTCGGCGGAGCGTACGTGCTCGCGCCGCAGTCGACGTCCGCCTGGATGCTGGACGGCGACCGATTCGCACCGCTCGTCATGGAAGCGATCGAGGAGGTCGTCGCGACCCGCCGGATCGACCGGCGACGGATCCACGTGGTCGGCTGCTCCAACGGTGGCTACATGTCGCTGAAGATGGTCGCCGAGCATCCGGACACATTCGCGACCTCGACGCCGATCTGCTGTGGCATCGGTGCGCGCGACGGGTCGAGCACCTACTTCATCTCCGACGCCGAGCTCGAGGCGATGACGACGCCGACCTGGTTGGTTGCCTCCGCCGACGACACCACGCTGGACCCGCAGGCGAACACCGTCTACGCCCACGAGCGGATCGACGGCTCGATCATGAGCCTCTACGACGGGGTCACCTGGGACGGCAACACCTTCCCCGGCCACTGGTCGTGGATCTACGTCGCGCGCAACGACCCGAGCCACGAGGGCCGGAGCATCTGGGAGTGGATGGCGACGACGAAGCGGTGA
- a CDS encoding indolepyruvate ferredoxin oxidoreductase family protein, with translation MTAVFEPGTSFEAYDLADRYRVGAGPVLLTGIQAIARMLVEQRALDQRRGLRTGTFISGYPGSPLGGLDQLLLGLPKEMADADITVVPGLNEELAATAVWGSQSAVTLDTERYDGVTGVWYGKGPGVDRALDAMRHANMYGAHPSGGMLMLVGDDPAAKSSTVPAVSERTLASLGIPVLFPRNASEIVEYGMEGIALSRASGCVVALKIVADVADGAWVVNPEIGVLDPVMPKTEWEGVPYTYEPTKIELFPDRIVGAEAKLYGPRMNVVKAYAAENHLNRIEVKAPNAKVGIVASGSCYDSMRQGLKDLGLGHDELMAAGIRVLRLGMMWPVEPTIVSSFAEGLDEIVVIEDKTSFIEQGIREILYGEPSAPVIVGKKDRAGVPLVPLDGELTAGRLLAPLRRALKGYADLKPAGPARIDLPLLATSRTPYFCSGCPHNRSTALPEGSLGGGGIGCHTLVTASQREDSAVVGITQMGGEGSQWIGQAPYSHAGHTFQNVGDGTFFHSAQLAIQACVAAGVNITYKLLHNDVVAMTGAQKRQGEVEMAQLTHKLMNEGVKAIIVVADEPKRYRRASFPAGVRLWHRDRLDEAQRELREISGVTVLIYDQHCAADARRQRKRGKLEPRNTRIVINEAVCEGCGDCGVKSNCLSVQPVETELGRKTRIDQTSCNTDYTCVEGECPSFMAVETDPKAKKEKRSTPTPPEVADPGYAELDRTYGVFMAGIGGTGIVTVNQVLATAALRAGYGVESLDQVGMSQKAGPVTGHLRFGPGAIEPSNRVTPGSADALLGFDLLTLAEGKNLAYGDPARTHAVVSTSKTPTGPMVYDKDIAYPADDELLTRVNGATSSLRAFDALSAADTLFGNTAAANFLLVGAAYQAGALPIPAAAIEEAIGINGVAVSANVAAFRWGRASVAAPEEFAKVTGTATAPVEEIVVPALDEATFDGEVRRLAEFRAPKLVAFQNQQTARDYVEVVDRIWNAERAVTEDTRFSEAVARYLFKLTAYKDEYEVARLLTAPAALDGVRAEVQGTISFKLSPPVFGAFLKGRKMTFGPRSHFMLRLLATMKFLRGTVLDPFGRAHVRRTERALLAHYTELVTGLAADLTEESYARSVRLAELPDMVRGYENVKMRNVEAYREALAAEGIDLAV, from the coding sequence ATGACCGCAGTGTTCGAGCCCGGGACATCCTTCGAGGCTTACGACCTGGCCGACCGCTACCGCGTCGGAGCCGGCCCCGTGCTCCTGACCGGGATCCAGGCGATCGCGCGGATGCTCGTCGAGCAGCGTGCCCTGGACCAGCGCCGCGGCCTGCGGACCGGCACCTTCATCTCCGGCTACCCGGGCAGCCCGCTCGGTGGTCTCGACCAGCTCCTGCTGGGCCTGCCGAAGGAGATGGCCGACGCCGACATCACCGTCGTGCCCGGCCTCAACGAGGAGCTCGCCGCCACCGCCGTGTGGGGCTCGCAGTCCGCGGTCACCCTCGACACCGAGCGCTACGACGGCGTCACCGGCGTCTGGTACGGCAAGGGCCCCGGCGTCGACCGGGCGCTGGACGCGATGCGTCACGCCAACATGTACGGCGCCCACCCCAGCGGCGGCATGCTGATGCTCGTCGGTGACGACCCGGCCGCGAAGTCCTCCACGGTTCCCGCGGTCTCCGAGCGCACCCTGGCATCCCTCGGCATCCCGGTGCTGTTCCCGCGCAACGCCTCCGAGATCGTCGAGTACGGCATGGAGGGCATCGCCCTCTCCCGCGCCTCCGGCTGCGTGGTCGCGCTCAAGATCGTGGCCGACGTCGCCGACGGCGCCTGGGTGGTCAACCCGGAGATCGGCGTCCTCGACCCGGTGATGCCGAAGACCGAGTGGGAGGGCGTGCCCTACACCTACGAGCCGACCAAGATCGAGCTCTTCCCCGACCGGATCGTCGGCGCCGAGGCGAAGCTCTATGGCCCGCGGATGAACGTCGTGAAGGCGTACGCCGCCGAGAACCACCTCAACCGGATCGAGGTCAAGGCGCCGAACGCCAAGGTCGGCATCGTCGCCTCCGGCTCCTGCTACGACTCGATGCGCCAGGGCCTGAAGGACCTCGGCCTGGGCCACGACGAGCTGATGGCGGCCGGCATCCGGGTGCTGCGGCTGGGCATGATGTGGCCGGTCGAGCCGACCATCGTGTCCAGCTTCGCCGAGGGCCTCGACGAGATCGTCGTCATCGAGGACAAGACCTCCTTCATCGAGCAGGGCATCCGCGAGATCCTCTACGGCGAGCCCTCCGCCCCGGTCATCGTCGGCAAGAAGGACCGCGCCGGCGTCCCGCTGGTGCCGCTCGACGGCGAGCTGACCGCCGGCCGCCTGCTCGCGCCGCTGCGCCGCGCGCTGAAGGGCTACGCCGACCTGAAGCCCGCCGGCCCGGCCCGGATCGACCTGCCGCTGCTGGCGACCTCGCGCACGCCCTACTTCTGCTCCGGCTGCCCCCACAACCGCTCGACCGCGCTCCCGGAGGGGAGCCTGGGCGGCGGCGGCATCGGCTGCCACACCCTGGTCACCGCCTCGCAGCGCGAGGACAGCGCCGTCGTCGGCATCACCCAGATGGGCGGCGAGGGCTCGCAGTGGATCGGGCAGGCGCCCTACAGCCACGCCGGCCACACCTTCCAGAACGTCGGTGACGGCACCTTCTTCCACTCCGCCCAGCTGGCCATCCAGGCGTGCGTCGCGGCGGGCGTCAACATCACCTACAAGCTGCTCCACAACGACGTCGTCGCGATGACCGGTGCCCAGAAGCGTCAGGGCGAGGTCGAGATGGCGCAGCTGACCCACAAGCTGATGAACGAGGGCGTCAAGGCGATCATCGTGGTCGCCGACGAGCCCAAGCGCTACCGGCGCGCCAGCTTCCCCGCCGGCGTACGTCTCTGGCACCGCGACCGCCTCGACGAGGCCCAGCGGGAGCTGCGCGAGATCTCCGGGGTGACCGTGCTGATCTACGACCAGCACTGCGCCGCCGACGCGCGCCGCCAGCGCAAGCGCGGCAAGCTCGAGCCCCGCAACACCCGGATCGTGATCAACGAGGCCGTCTGCGAGGGCTGCGGCGACTGCGGCGTGAAGTCCAACTGCCTCTCCGTCCAGCCGGTCGAGACCGAGCTGGGCCGCAAGACCCGCATCGACCAGACCTCCTGCAACACCGACTACACCTGCGTCGAGGGGGAGTGCCCCTCGTTCATGGCCGTCGAGACCGACCCGAAGGCGAAGAAGGAGAAGCGGTCCACGCCGACGCCGCCCGAGGTCGCGGACCCGGGCTACGCCGAGCTCGACCGCACCTACGGCGTCTTCATGGCCGGCATCGGCGGCACCGGCATCGTGACCGTCAACCAGGTGCTCGCGACCGCGGCGCTCCGCGCCGGCTACGGTGTCGAGTCGCTCGACCAGGTCGGGATGAGCCAGAAGGCCGGTCCGGTGACCGGTCACCTGCGCTTCGGCCCGGGCGCGATCGAGCCCTCCAACCGGGTCACCCCCGGCTCGGCCGACGCGCTGCTCGGCTTCGACCTGCTCACCCTCGCCGAGGGCAAGAACCTCGCCTACGGCGACCCGGCGCGCACCCACGCGGTCGTGTCGACGTCGAAGACGCCGACGGGCCCGATGGTCTACGACAAGGACATCGCCTACCCGGCCGACGACGAGCTGCTCACCCGAGTCAACGGGGCGACGTCCTCGCTGCGTGCCTTCGACGCGCTCTCGGCCGCGGACACCCTCTTCGGCAACACCGCCGCGGCCAACTTCCTGCTGGTCGGCGCCGCCTACCAGGCCGGTGCGCTCCCGATCCCGGCCGCGGCCATCGAGGAGGCCATCGGCATCAACGGCGTCGCGGTCAGCGCCAACGTCGCCGCGTTCCGCTGGGGCCGCGCCTCGGTCGCGGCGCCGGAGGAGTTCGCCAAGGTCACCGGTACGGCCACCGCGCCTGTCGAGGAGATCGTCGTCCCGGCGCTGGACGAGGCGACGTTCGACGGTGAGGTCCGCCGCCTCGCGGAGTTCCGCGCCCCGAAGCTCGTCGCCTTCCAGAACCAGCAGACCGCCCGCGACTACGTCGAGGTCGTCGACCGGATCTGGAACGCCGAGCGCGCGGTGACCGAGGACACCCGCTTCTCCGAGGCGGTCGCCCGCTACCTGTTCAAGCTCACCGCCTACAAGGACGAGTACGAGGTCGCCCGGCTGCTCACCGCCCCGGCTGCCCTCGACGGCGTCCGCGCCGAGGTCCAAGGCACGATCAGCTTCAAGCTCTCCCCGCCGGTGTTCGGGGCGTTCCTGAAGGGTCGCAAGATGACCTTCGGCCCGCGCTCCCACTTCATGCTCCGCCTGCTGGCGACCATGAAGTTCCTGCGCGGCACGGTCCTCGACCCGTTCGGTCGTGCCCACGTACGCCGCACCGAGCGCGCCCTCCTCGCGCACTACACCGAGCTCGTCACCGGCCTCGCCGCGGACCTGACCGAGGAGTCGTACGCCCGGTCCGTCCGTCTCGCGGAGCTCCCGGACATGGTGCGGGGCTACGAGAACGTGAAGATGCGCAACGTCGAGGCCTACCGCGAGGCCCTCGCCGCCGAGGGGATCGACCTGGCGGTCTAG
- a CDS encoding NAD-dependent succinate-semialdehyde dehydrogenase: MTTSTEPVTTGYLDALEPGSGVLVGGRWRPGAAGVFAVENPATREHVADVADGTTEDATAAVDAAAAALPAWSALPPRTRSDLLGRVRDLMLRDADQLAALIALENGKSLTDARGEVGYAAEFFRWYAEEAVRPHGDFGPSPAGGTRTIVTHKPVGVAALVTPWNFPAAMATRKIAPALAAGCTVVLKPASETPLTALAIARLMAEAGVPDGVVNVVPGVDAAGIVSTWLADPRVRKISFTGSTGVGRILLRQAADRVVNTSMELGGNAPFVVTSSADVEAAVEGAMVAKFRNGGQACTAANRLYVHADVASEFTERLGAAVEALKVGPADQGSDIGPLISAKAYATVTGLVDAAVAAGAVVAHRAEVPASDGYFYAPTVLTGVPADSPLLREEIFGPVAPIVVWNDTEELLAAVNDTEFGLAAYVFGELGEALHVAERIDAGMVGVNRGLVSDPSAPFGGVKQSGIGREGARAGLEEYLETQYLSVAW; the protein is encoded by the coding sequence GTGACCACGAGCACCGAGCCTGTGACGACCGGCTATCTCGACGCCCTCGAGCCCGGCAGCGGCGTGCTGGTCGGCGGCAGGTGGCGTCCGGGCGCCGCCGGCGTCTTCGCGGTCGAGAACCCCGCGACCCGCGAGCACGTCGCCGACGTCGCCGACGGCACCACCGAGGACGCGACCGCGGCCGTCGACGCGGCCGCCGCGGCGCTCCCGGCGTGGTCGGCGCTGCCGCCGCGCACCCGCAGCGACCTGCTCGGCCGGGTACGCGACCTGATGCTGCGCGACGCCGACCAGCTGGCCGCGCTGATCGCGCTCGAGAACGGCAAGTCCCTCACCGACGCCCGCGGCGAGGTGGGCTACGCCGCCGAGTTCTTCCGCTGGTACGCCGAGGAGGCCGTGCGCCCGCACGGCGACTTCGGTCCCTCGCCGGCCGGCGGCACCCGCACGATCGTCACCCACAAGCCGGTGGGCGTGGCCGCCCTGGTGACGCCGTGGAACTTCCCGGCCGCGATGGCCACCCGCAAGATCGCCCCGGCCCTGGCGGCCGGCTGCACGGTCGTGCTCAAGCCGGCCTCCGAGACGCCCCTGACGGCGCTCGCGATCGCCCGGCTGATGGCCGAGGCGGGGGTGCCCGACGGCGTCGTCAACGTCGTCCCCGGCGTGGACGCCGCCGGCATCGTCAGCACCTGGCTCGCCGACCCCCGGGTCCGCAAGATCTCTTTCACCGGCTCGACCGGCGTCGGCCGCATCCTGCTCCGCCAGGCCGCCGACCGGGTCGTGAACACCTCGATGGAGCTCGGCGGGAACGCGCCGTTCGTGGTGACGTCCTCCGCGGACGTCGAGGCCGCGGTCGAGGGCGCGATGGTCGCCAAGTTCCGCAACGGGGGACAGGCCTGCACCGCGGCCAACCGGCTCTATGTCCACGCCGACGTCGCTTCGGAGTTCACCGAGCGTCTCGGTGCCGCCGTGGAGGCGCTGAAGGTCGGCCCCGCCGACCAGGGCAGCGACATCGGCCCGCTCATCTCCGCGAAGGCGTACGCCACCGTCACCGGCCTCGTCGACGCCGCCGTGGCCGCGGGCGCCGTGGTCGCCCACCGCGCCGAGGTGCCCGCCTCGGACGGCTACTTCTACGCGCCGACGGTCCTCACCGGCGTACCGGCCGACTCGCCGCTGCTGCGCGAGGAGATCTTCGGCCCGGTGGCCCCGATCGTGGTCTGGAACGACACCGAGGAGCTGCTGGCGGCGGTCAACGACACCGAGTTCGGCCTGGCGGCGTACGTCTTCGGCGAGCTGGGCGAAGCGCTGCACGTGGCCGAGCGGATCGACGCCGGGATGGTCGGGGTCAACCGCGGCCTCGTCTCCGACCCGTCGGCGCCGTTCGGCGGCGTGAAGCAGAGCGGCATCGGGCGCGAGGGCGCGCGGGCCGGGCTGGAGGAGTACCTCGAGACGCAGTACCTCAGCGTCGCCTGGTGA
- a CDS encoding DUF1048 domain-containing protein: MNNILTRLIGDKKDWKRMEARANELPADYRTVYAEMKNYMWRFTASDGMDIVDILRDILDLFETEAAAGRTVVEVTGTDLAAFCDARLPEQHDAYRAKLRATLNKVADKLA, encoded by the coding sequence ATGAACAACATCCTCACCCGCCTCATCGGCGACAAGAAGGACTGGAAGCGCATGGAAGCCCGCGCCAACGAGCTCCCCGCCGACTACCGCACCGTGTATGCCGAGATGAAGAACTACATGTGGCGCTTCACCGCCAGCGACGGCATGGACATCGTCGACATCCTGCGCGACATCCTCGACCTCTTCGAGACCGAAGCCGCCGCCGGCCGCACCGTCGTCGAGGTCACCGGCACTGATCTGGCCGCGTTCTGCGACGCCCGACTGCCCGAGCAGCACGACGCCTACCGCGCCAAGCTGCGCGCCACCCTCAACAAGGTCGCCGACAAGCTCGCCTGA
- a CDS encoding bile acid:sodium symporter family protein — MNDSALLSVGLPIALAIIMFGLGLSLTPGDFRRVVRTPRAVIVALTLQILVLPLIAFGLVLVADVDPLIAVGVMLLAASPGGTTANLFSHLFRGDVALNVTLTAVNSVLAAVSIPLITNAAIGYFDAGDTLGLQFGKVIQVIAIVLVPVGIGMVVRNRSATFAARADRPVRIFSIVVLVMVSVGAILGERENIADYLREIGVVVTLFCCASLTLGYLGARVLRLSQEQAIATSMEVGIHNTTIALTIALSVLDNTTVAIPAAVYSIVMYVLATAFGFLITRSRAIRPAEPHDVTT, encoded by the coding sequence GTGAACGACTCGGCCCTGCTCTCGGTCGGCCTCCCCATCGCCCTGGCGATCATCATGTTCGGTCTGGGCCTGAGCCTGACGCCGGGAGACTTCCGCCGCGTCGTACGCACGCCGCGAGCCGTCATCGTCGCGCTCACGCTCCAGATTCTGGTGCTGCCGCTGATCGCGTTCGGGCTCGTGCTGGTCGCGGACGTGGATCCGCTGATCGCCGTCGGGGTCATGCTGCTGGCCGCGTCTCCCGGTGGGACCACGGCGAACCTGTTCAGCCATCTGTTCCGTGGCGACGTCGCGCTCAACGTCACCCTCACGGCCGTCAACTCGGTCCTCGCGGCCGTCTCGATCCCGCTGATCACGAACGCGGCGATCGGCTACTTCGACGCCGGGGACACCCTGGGTCTGCAGTTCGGCAAGGTCATCCAGGTCATCGCGATCGTGCTGGTCCCCGTCGGGATCGGGATGGTGGTCCGGAACCGGTCCGCCACGTTCGCCGCCCGGGCGGACCGCCCGGTCCGGATCTTCTCGATCGTGGTGCTCGTGATGGTCTCGGTCGGCGCGATCCTCGGTGAGCGGGAGAACATCGCCGACTACCTCCGCGAGATCGGCGTGGTCGTGACGCTGTTCTGCTGCGCGAGCCTCACCCTGGGCTACCTCGGCGCGCGGGTGCTCCGGCTCAGCCAGGAGCAGGCGATCGCCACCTCGATGGAGGTCGGGATCCACAACACCACCATCGCCCTCACCATCGCGCTCAGCGTGCTCGACAACACGACCGTGGCCATCCCGGCCGCGGTCTACAGCATCGTGATGTACGTCCTCGCGACCGCCTTCGGCTTCCTCATCACCCGCTCGCGAGCGATCCGGCCGGCCGAGCCTCACGACGTCACGACCTGA